A window from Canis lupus familiaris isolate Mischka breed German Shepherd chromosome 18, alternate assembly UU_Cfam_GSD_1.0, whole genome shotgun sequence encodes these proteins:
- the EHD1 gene encoding EH domain-containing protein 1 isoform X1 — MSLMEQPGPVTTRPGMLYPSASSLHYLVPISPSPEAAASPAPGSMFSWVSKDARRKKEPELFQTVAEGLRQLYAQKLLPLEEHYRFHEFHSPALEDADFDNKPMVLLVGQYSTGKTTFIRHLIEQDFPGMRIGPEPTTDSFIAVMHGPTEGVVPGNALVVDPRRPFRKLNAFGNAFLNRFMCAQLPNPVLDSISIIDTPGILSGEKQRISRGYDFAAVLEWFAERVDRIILLFDAHKLDISDEFSEVIKALKNHEDKIRVVLNKADQIETQQLMRVYGALMWSLGKIINTPEVVRVYIGSFWSHPLLIPDNRKLFEAEEQDLFKDIQSLPRNAALRKLNDLIKRARLAKVHAYIISSLKKEMPNVFGKESKKKELVNNLGEIYQKIEREHQISPGDFPSLRKMQELLQTQDFSKFQALKPKLLDTVDDMLANDIARLMVMVRQEESLMPSQAVKGGAFDGTMNGPFGHGYGEGAGEGIDDVEWVVGKDKPTYDEIFYTLSPVNGKITGANAKKEMVKSKLPNTVLGKIWKLADVDKDGLLDDEEFALANHLIKVKLEGHELPADLPPHLIPPSKRRHE; from the exons ATGAGCCTAATGGAACAGCCAGGACCTG TCACCACCCGGCCTGGGATGCTCTACCCCTCGGCCTCCTCTCTCCACTACCTCGTTCCTATCTCTCCGTCTCCCGAAGCAG CAGCCAGCCCCGCGCCCGGCAGCATGTTCAGCTGGGTCAGCAAGGATGCCCGCCGCAAGAAGGAGCCGGAGCTCTTCCAGACGGTGGCCGAGGGGCTGCGGCAGCTGTACGCGCAGAAGCTGCTGCCGCTGGAGGAGCACTACCGCTTCCACGAGTTCCACTCGCCCGCGCTGGAGGACGCCGACTTCGATAACAAGCCCATGGTGCTCCTCGTGGGCCAGTACAGCACGGGCAAGACCACCTTCATCCGGCACCTGATCGAGCAGGACTTCCCGGGAATGCGCATCGGGCCCGAGCCCACCACCGACTCCTTCATCGCGGTCATGCACGGCCCCACCGAGGGTGTGGTGCCGGGCAACGCGCTCGTCGTCGACCCGCGGCGCCCCTTCCGCAAGCTCAACGCCTTCGGCAACGCCTTCCTCAACAG GTTCATGTGTGCCCAGCTGCCCAACCCGGTCCTGGACAGCATAAGCATCATCGACACTCCTGGGATCCTGTCCGGAGAGAAACAGCGCATCAGCAGAG GTTACGACTTCGCAGCTGTCCTGGAGTGGTTTGCTGAGCGGGTCGACCGCATCATCCTGCTCTTTGACGCCCACAAGCTGGACATCTCTGACGAGTTCTCCGAGGTCATCAAGGCCCTCAAGAACCATGAGGACAAGATCCGTGTGGTGCTGAACAAAGCCGACCAGATTGAGACCCAGCAGCTGATGCGGGTCTACGGGGCTCTCATGTGGTCCCTGGGGAAGATCATCAACACCCCCGAGGTTGTCAGAGTATACATCGGCTCCTTCTGGTCCCACCCACTCCTCATCCCTGACAATCGCAAGCTCTTTGAGGCGGAGGAACAGGACCTCTTTAAAGACATCCAGTCTCTGCCCCGAAATGCTGCCCTCAGGAAGCTCAATGACCTGATCAAGCGGGCACGGCTGGCCAAG GTCCACGCCTACATCATCAGCTCCCTCAAGAAGGAGATGCCCAATGTCTTTGGTAAAGAGAGCAAAAAGAAGGAGCTGGTGAACAACTTGGGAGAGATCTATCAGAAGATTGAGAGGGAGCATCAGATCTCCCCCGGGGACTTCCCAAGCCTCCGCAAGATGCAG GAACTCCTGCAGACTCAGGACTTCAGCAAGTTCCAGGCCTTGAAGCCCAAGCTGCTAGACACAGTGGATGACATGCTGGCGAATGACATTGCCCGGCTGATGGTGATGGTTCGCCAGGAGGAGTCCTTGATGCCCTCCCAGGCTGTGAAGGGCGGTGCCTTCGACGGCACCATGAACGGGCCCTTTGGGCACGGCTACGGCGAAGGGGCCGGCGAGGGCATCGATGACGTAGAGTGGGTAGTGGGTAAGGACAAGCCCACCTACGACGAGATCTTCTACACACTATCGCCTGTCAATGGTAAGATCACGGGCGCCAATGCCAAAAAGGAGATGGTGAAATCCAAGCTGCCCAACACGGTACTGGGGAAGATCTGGAAGCTGGCCGACGTGGACAAGGATGGGCTGCTGGATGATGAGGAGTTTGCCCTAGCCAACCACCTCATCAAAGTCAAGCTAGAGGGCCATGAGCTGCCTGCCGACCTGCCCCCACACCTGATCCCCCCCTCCAAGCGGAGGCATGAGTGA
- the EHD1 gene encoding EH domain-containing protein 1 isoform X2, with product MSLMEQPGPAASPAPGSMFSWVSKDARRKKEPELFQTVAEGLRQLYAQKLLPLEEHYRFHEFHSPALEDADFDNKPMVLLVGQYSTGKTTFIRHLIEQDFPGMRIGPEPTTDSFIAVMHGPTEGVVPGNALVVDPRRPFRKLNAFGNAFLNRFMCAQLPNPVLDSISIIDTPGILSGEKQRISRGYDFAAVLEWFAERVDRIILLFDAHKLDISDEFSEVIKALKNHEDKIRVVLNKADQIETQQLMRVYGALMWSLGKIINTPEVVRVYIGSFWSHPLLIPDNRKLFEAEEQDLFKDIQSLPRNAALRKLNDLIKRARLAKVHAYIISSLKKEMPNVFGKESKKKELVNNLGEIYQKIEREHQISPGDFPSLRKMQELLQTQDFSKFQALKPKLLDTVDDMLANDIARLMVMVRQEESLMPSQAVKGGAFDGTMNGPFGHGYGEGAGEGIDDVEWVVGKDKPTYDEIFYTLSPVNGKITGANAKKEMVKSKLPNTVLGKIWKLADVDKDGLLDDEEFALANHLIKVKLEGHELPADLPPHLIPPSKRRHE from the exons ATGAGCCTAATGGAACAGCCAGGACCTG CAGCCAGCCCCGCGCCCGGCAGCATGTTCAGCTGGGTCAGCAAGGATGCCCGCCGCAAGAAGGAGCCGGAGCTCTTCCAGACGGTGGCCGAGGGGCTGCGGCAGCTGTACGCGCAGAAGCTGCTGCCGCTGGAGGAGCACTACCGCTTCCACGAGTTCCACTCGCCCGCGCTGGAGGACGCCGACTTCGATAACAAGCCCATGGTGCTCCTCGTGGGCCAGTACAGCACGGGCAAGACCACCTTCATCCGGCACCTGATCGAGCAGGACTTCCCGGGAATGCGCATCGGGCCCGAGCCCACCACCGACTCCTTCATCGCGGTCATGCACGGCCCCACCGAGGGTGTGGTGCCGGGCAACGCGCTCGTCGTCGACCCGCGGCGCCCCTTCCGCAAGCTCAACGCCTTCGGCAACGCCTTCCTCAACAG GTTCATGTGTGCCCAGCTGCCCAACCCGGTCCTGGACAGCATAAGCATCATCGACACTCCTGGGATCCTGTCCGGAGAGAAACAGCGCATCAGCAGAG GTTACGACTTCGCAGCTGTCCTGGAGTGGTTTGCTGAGCGGGTCGACCGCATCATCCTGCTCTTTGACGCCCACAAGCTGGACATCTCTGACGAGTTCTCCGAGGTCATCAAGGCCCTCAAGAACCATGAGGACAAGATCCGTGTGGTGCTGAACAAAGCCGACCAGATTGAGACCCAGCAGCTGATGCGGGTCTACGGGGCTCTCATGTGGTCCCTGGGGAAGATCATCAACACCCCCGAGGTTGTCAGAGTATACATCGGCTCCTTCTGGTCCCACCCACTCCTCATCCCTGACAATCGCAAGCTCTTTGAGGCGGAGGAACAGGACCTCTTTAAAGACATCCAGTCTCTGCCCCGAAATGCTGCCCTCAGGAAGCTCAATGACCTGATCAAGCGGGCACGGCTGGCCAAG GTCCACGCCTACATCATCAGCTCCCTCAAGAAGGAGATGCCCAATGTCTTTGGTAAAGAGAGCAAAAAGAAGGAGCTGGTGAACAACTTGGGAGAGATCTATCAGAAGATTGAGAGGGAGCATCAGATCTCCCCCGGGGACTTCCCAAGCCTCCGCAAGATGCAG GAACTCCTGCAGACTCAGGACTTCAGCAAGTTCCAGGCCTTGAAGCCCAAGCTGCTAGACACAGTGGATGACATGCTGGCGAATGACATTGCCCGGCTGATGGTGATGGTTCGCCAGGAGGAGTCCTTGATGCCCTCCCAGGCTGTGAAGGGCGGTGCCTTCGACGGCACCATGAACGGGCCCTTTGGGCACGGCTACGGCGAAGGGGCCGGCGAGGGCATCGATGACGTAGAGTGGGTAGTGGGTAAGGACAAGCCCACCTACGACGAGATCTTCTACACACTATCGCCTGTCAATGGTAAGATCACGGGCGCCAATGCCAAAAAGGAGATGGTGAAATCCAAGCTGCCCAACACGGTACTGGGGAAGATCTGGAAGCTGGCCGACGTGGACAAGGATGGGCTGCTGGATGATGAGGAGTTTGCCCTAGCCAACCACCTCATCAAAGTCAAGCTAGAGGGCCATGAGCTGCCTGCCGACCTGCCCCCACACCTGATCCCCCCCTCCAAGCGGAGGCATGAGTGA